The genomic DNA CGGAAGAAGGCCTCCGCCGCGGCGACGTCGCGACCATCGTGGAATATCATCAGGGCCGGCCCGGACAAGAACCCGGCTACAGCCTCGAAGTTTTCAATGCCGTGGGCGACACCGTCGCCGTCATTGCCTTGGGCGAATCTCAAATCGAGCCGCTGTCTGCGGCAGGAATTCTTCACGTCCGTCCGCTTGAAGCTGCTGCGGCGTGAAAGCCGGCGTGCTCGTGCATCCCGTCCGCATCGCCGTTACCGGCAACCCCTCCGGCCCGAGCCTGTATCACCTGCTCGAGGTGATGGGGAAGGAGAGGGTGATGAGGAGGATTGAGCGGGCGATGAACGCCTTCGGCAACGGCTGAAATACGAAATCTCATTGCCCGTAGGCGTCCTGTTGTTTAGATAAGCGATTTGGCAAGCAACGATACCCAACGCGAGAAAGCACGTGTTATCGCGGCTCGCCTTGCTCTGCACCCTGTCCTGCGCGTGGACAATGATTGGCGTGAGCTTGAACGCGGCTCGCGTGGATGTGAGTCTCGCGGTGGACTGCGCTGAATTGCATTGGCCGCACGGCCGGGTTTCGCGCACACTCCACGCGCAACCACGACCATGCGCCTGGACTTGCGGCCCACAACGGACGCCTCGGATTCCCCGATGCGGTCCGCCGCGCCCGGCGCCTCTCGGCGCACGGGCTTCGTGGACACGCAGACGCTCATGGCCATCCGCAATCTCGAGTTGCGGGCGCGCGTCGTGGTCGAGGGATTCTGGAGCGGCATTCATCGGAGCCCGTATCACGGATTCTCCGTCGAGTTCACCGAGTATCGGCAGTATTCGCCGGGCGATGACCCGCGCTATCTCGACTGGCGGCTTTACGCGCGCAGCGACCGCTACTTCATCAAGAAGTTCGAGGACGAGACCAACCTGCGCTGCCACCTGCTCGTGGACAACTCGCGCTCGATGACCTTCGGCTCGACGGGATGGACCAAGGCCGAATACGCCAACACCCTCGCCGCCACGCTTGCCTATTTCTTGTATCTGCAAGGCGACGCCGTCGGGTTGCTCACGTTTGACGAGTCCATCCGCGACTACCTCCCGGCGCGTCACCGCACCGGGCACCTGCGCCACCTGATGCTCGCGCTCGAAAAGCCCGCCGGCGGCCGCGCCACGGACCTCGCCGCGCCGCTCAAGCGCATCGTCGAGATGGTGCGCCGGCGCGGGCTCATGGTGTTCATCTCCGACCTGCTCGCGCCCTTGGAGACGCTTGAACGCAACCTCACCAGCCTCGGCGCCTGCGGTCACGACGTGATGCTCTTCCACGTGCTCGACCCCTCCGAACTCACGTTCAACTTCACCGACGCCTCGATGTTCCTCGATGTGGAGTCGGGCCGGAACCTCTACATCGACCCGGCGTCCGCCCGGAAGGAATACCTCCGCAAACTCGAAGCCCACTGCGCCGCCGCGCGCGCCGCGTGCCAGAAACTCGGCATCGGCTACGCGCGACTCGCGACCGACCAACCGCTCGAACTCGCGCTGTTCGACTTCATGCGCGAGCGAATGCAGCGCGGCAAGTCGGCGAAACAGGTGCGCCGCTAGCATTCACCCGCCGTGAGCTTCCTGACCCCACTCTTCCTCCTCGGCGCCATTGCGGTGGCCGCGCCGGTGCTCTTCCACCTCATCCGCCGCACGACGCGGGAGCGGACGGTCTTCAGCTCGCTGCTCTTCCTCCTGCCCACGCCGCCGCGCGTCACGCGGCGCAGCAAGCTCGAGAACATCCTGCTGCTCGTCCTCCGCTGCCTCGTGTTGTGCCTGCTCGCGCTCGCCTTCGCGCGGCCGTTCATCCAGAAACCCACGGACGCCGACAAACCCACGGGCCCCGGCGCCCGCATTGTCATCCTCGTGGACACCAGCGCGAGCATGCGGCGCGGCTCGCTTTGGGCCGACGCGCGCGCGAAGGCCGACGAAATCCTCCGCGCGACTTCGCCCGTGGACCAGGTCGCGCTCTTCACCTTTGACCGCGCACTGAACCGGCTCGTCACCTTCGACACGTGGACCCAGACCGCCGCGGGCGAGCGCGCCGCCCTCGCGTCGAAAGCGCTCGCGGAGACTTCGCCGGGGTGGTTTCCGACGCATCTCGGCACCGCGCTGGTATCCGCGGCCGAGGCGCTCGAGGAATCCAAGGACAAACTCGAGATCGTGAAGCGCCGCATCGTGCTCATCACGGACCTTCAGGAGGGCAGCCGCCTCGACCCGTTGCAGGCCTACGAGTGGCCGAAGGGCATCGAACTCTCCGTCGAACCGGTGAAGGCCAGGCGCGTCACGAACGCCGGCGTGCAGCTCGTCGCAGACGCTGACGAGGCGGACAAGAAGTCAGCCGAGACGGCCGTGCGCGTGCGCGTGAGCAACTCGACCGATTCCAAGCGCGAGCAGTTCCAAGTCGGCTGGGCAAGCGCCGATGGCAAGGGCTTCGCGGGCGCCCCGGTGGATGTCTACGTGCCGCCCGGACAGGGGCGCATCGCAAGCCTGCCAGCCCCGCCCGCCGGGAACGCCGTGGACCGCGTGCTGTTGCAGGGGGACGACGAAGACTTCGACAACACCGCGTTCGTCATCCCGCCCGAGGCCGCCAAGGTGAACGTGCTCTATCTCGGCGCCGACGCGGAAGGCGACGCGAAGCAGCCGCTGCACTTCCTCAAACACGCGTTCCAGCAGACGCGCCGCCACC from Verrucomicrobiota bacterium includes the following:
- a CDS encoding DUF58 domain-containing protein, with the protein product MAIRNLELRARVVVEGFWSGIHRSPYHGFSVEFTEYRQYSPGDDPRYLDWRLYARSDRYFIKKFEDETNLRCHLLVDNSRSMTFGSTGWTKAEYANTLAATLAYFLYLQGDAVGLLTFDESIRDYLPARHRTGHLRHLMLALEKPAGGRATDLAAPLKRIVEMVRRRGLMVFISDLLAPLETLERNLTSLGACGHDVMLFHVLDPSELTFNFTDASMFLDVESGRNLYIDPASARKEYLRKLEAHCAAARAACQKLGIGYARLATDQPLELALFDFMRERMQRGKSAKQVRR
- a CDS encoding VWA domain-containing protein; protein product: MSFLTPLFLLGAIAVAAPVLFHLIRRTTRERTVFSSLLFLLPTPPRVTRRSKLENILLLVLRCLVLCLLALAFARPFIQKPTDADKPTGPGARIVILVDTSASMRRGSLWADARAKADEILRATSPVDQVALFTFDRALNRLVTFDTWTQTAAGERAALASKALAETSPGWFPTHLGTALVSAAEALEESKDKLEIVKRRIVLITDLQEGSRLDPLQAYEWPKGIELSVEPVKARRVTNAGVQLVADADEADKKSAETAVRVRVSNSTDSKREQFQVGWASADGKGFAGAPVDVYVPPGQGRIASLPAPPAGNAVDRVLLQGDDEDFDNTAFVIPPEAAKVNVLYLGADAEGDAKQPLHFLKHAFQQTRRHHVQVVARGPGAMLLPADTENTPLAVVTDTVPADRLAVLRRMLDSGHTVFLALRNADAASVLASLAGIDSPGATEARVADYSLLAEIDFQHPLFAPFADPRFSDFTKIHFWKHRRLDITKLPASARVLARFDDLDPALVEVPAGRGRLMVLATCWHPEDSQLALSTKFVPLLYSLLDQSGGLPPQPTQFTVAGDIAFASVGADTNQPITVLKPDASRVTVAKGEANFSQADQPGTYSFTVGAGTKRFAVNLDPAESRTAPMPLDELARFGAALPGLTPDAAKAEANKRVLQNTELEGRQKIWRWLVAAALAVLLLETWLAMWTTRRLTEASDAAAAS
- a CDS encoding DUF4926 domain-containing protein, with protein sequence MKFEMFNRVALKTDVPEEGLRRGDVATIVEYHQGRPGQEPGYSLEVFNAVGDTVAVIALGESQIEPLSAAGILHVRPLEAAAA